In Mytilus trossulus isolate FHL-02 chromosome 14, PNRI_Mtr1.1.1.hap1, whole genome shotgun sequence, a genomic segment contains:
- the LOC134697994 gene encoding uncharacterized protein LOC134697994, translating to MATRRKSASRVQTETLDDQNPSNWTSSQLKAALSKIGIKITGNLSNSSLRRLYLDNQTKNSSATNDNSDNLAERNTVSDGNYSLNVSDATIRDPIDINTSDRDVHSTPISTVQQEIATPSTSYAHAIPQLPPTAASAHATVNNNNQNVNMQNLLMNTIQLCQQSMQQMNKQGEQIQPSFNLSTALGHGSTSLGIAPSFNSTIPVYSTNSSTPGKFGFPASSFSAVDMVSPELRNDIITDEQVQTFSASSRSNSHSLPTAFRHSLDSSVETLWKYSVADSTRSHYTTGFDLYKKFSLLQGSFWTSNEMPPVSETLLMRFVAFCDEHKSLKYSTIKLYLCGIRYYYLQYAGFSPLEQYGKLLLCLQSILNGLKKKQKGCVKRPRLPITMSLLYKMVMLLRNNFFSLFNNVMLEAACVVAFFAFLRCGEFTILSNFDSETHLCVGDLAIFEDHILLHLKKSKTDPFRQGVTIPLYKSGHTICPCFAIKNYLSLRKKMSSITSDTLFVSDDGNPLSRQFFI from the exons ATGGCTACAAGGAGGAAATCGGCAAGTCGTGTTCAAACAGAAACATTAGATGACCAAAATCCTTCTAATTGGACTTCATCTCAACTTAAGGCTGCCCTCAGTAAAATAGGGATCAAGATTACCGGAAATTTATCTAACAGTAGTTTAAGAAGACTGTATTTGgacaatcaaacaaaaaatagttcCGCTACGAATGACAATTCCGATAATTTAGCTGAACGGAATACAGTTTCTGATGGAAACTATTCATTAAACGTAAGTGATGCTACTATACGTGATCCTATTGACATAAATACTTCCGATCGCGATGTTCACTCAACTCCTATTTCAACCGTTCAACAGGAGATTGCTACGCCGTCTACATCATATGCGCACGCAATTCCTCAGCTTCCGCCCACTGCTGCATCTGCGCACGCAACCgtaaacaataacaatcaaaatgtAAACATGCAAAACCTCTTGATGAATACAATTCAACTATGCCAGCAATCTATGCAACAAATGAATAAACAAGGAGAGCAGATACAGCCAAGTTTCAATCTATCAACGGCTTTAGGACATGGTTCAACTTCCCTAGGCATTGCGCCGTCTTTTAATTCCACTATTCCCGTTTATTCTACTAATTCATCAACTCCAGGAAAATTCGGATTCCCAGCTTCATCGTTTTCAGCTGTTGACATGGTTTCCCCCGAACTAAGGAACGATATCATTACAG ATGAACAAGTTCAGACTTTTAGCGCCTCTAGCAGAAGCAACAGCCACTCCTTGCCCACAGCTTTCAGACATTCTCTGGACAGCTCAGTAGAGACATTATGGAAGTATTCTGTAGCAGACAGTACAAGATCGCATTACACTACAGGTTTTGACTTATATAAGAAGTTCTCCTTACTACAGGGATCATTCTGGACTTCAAATGAAATGCCGCCGGTTTCAGAAACTTTGTTAATGAGATTTGTTGCCTTTTGCGATGAACATAAAAGcttaaaatatagtactattAAACTGTATTTATGTGGTATAAGATATTATTACTTGCAATATGCAGGATTTAGTCCTTTAGAACAATATGGCAAGCTATTATTATGTTTACAATCTAttttaaatggtttaaaaaaGAAGCAGAAAGGTTGTGTAAAAAGGCCTAGATTGCCAATTACTATGTCTTTGTTGTATAAAATGGTTATGCTATTGAGAAACAATTTTTTCAGTCTCTTTAACAATGTTATGTTAGAAGCAGCTTGTGTTGTagctttttttgcttttttgcgTTGTGGCGAGTTCACTATACTTAGCAACTTTGATTCGGAAACACATTTGTGTGTTGGTGATTTAGCAATTTTTGAAGATcacattttattacatttgaaaaaatcaaaaacagatCCTTTCAGACAAGGTGTCACTATACCCTTATACAAAAGTGGACACACTATTTGTCCTTGCTTTgctattaaaaattatttgtctcTTCGAAAGAAAATGTCAAGTATTACATCTGATACCCTGTTTGTCTCTGATGATGGCAATCCTTTAAGTagacaattttttatttaa
- the LOC134697995 gene encoding uncharacterized protein LOC134697995 has protein sequence MNILTPHRLEECEIHKFWEIESIGTETDSEVKAKTDLQEMTAYQENNIYLKDNRYIAKFPWKPEHPELPSIEMIARKRAYNVKNRLAKEPEMLKIYGNIINDQENRGFIEKVETPDETTNRVHYIPHHPVKKDSSTTPIRIVYDCSCRQDSESPSLNDCLSSTPPQLNKLTDILTRFRYGKYALTTDIEKAFLQIGLDEQDRDSTRFFWLRDPSNPKSELGTYRFKVILFGATCSPFILNDTLLKRLQVLQPEILKPNALMEPVPTCVKESLLLS, from the coding sequence ATGAACATTTTGACCCCACACAGACTAGAAGAATgtgaaatacataaattttgGGAAATCGAATCCATAGGAACAGAAACAGACAGCGAAGTGAAAGCGAAAACGGACTTACAAGAAATGACGGCTTACCAAGAgaataacatttatttgaaagacAATAGGTACATCGCCAAGTTTCCATGGAAACCAGAACATCCGGAGTTGCCTAGCATCGAGATGATCGCCAGAAAGAGAGCATACAACGTGAAAAACCGACTTGCTAAAGAACCAGAGATGCTTAAGATATACGGTAACATTATCAACGACCAAGAAAATCGAGGTTTTATAGAGAAGGTTGAGACCCCGGATGAGACTACTAATCGAGTACACTATATTCCGCACCACCCAGTGAAAAAAGATTCATCGACTACACCGATACGTATAGTATATGATTGCAGTTGTCGTCAAGATTCAGAATCACCCAGCTTAAATGATTGCCTTTCTTCTACACCGCCGCAGCTTAATAAGCTAACAGATATTCTTACAAGATTCCGCTACGGGAAATACGCCTTAACAACTGATATTGAGAAAGCATTCCTCCAGATTGGACTAGACGAACAAGACCGCGATTCCACCCGATTTTTCTGGCTTAGAGATCCAAGCAACCCCAAGAGTGAACTTGGGACTTACAGATTCAAGGTAATTTTATTCGGAGCGACATGTTCGCCATTTATTCTTAACGATACATTATTGAAACGGTTACAAGTGCTACAGCCTGAGATACTTAAGCCCAACGCGCTTATGGAGCCAGTGCCTACTTGTGTAAAGGAATCACTTCTTCTCTCGTAA